Part of the Caballeronia sp. SL2Y3 genome is shown below.
AGAAGGCAGCAGATGAGCACACGCGTCGCGCTGATTGCGCACGACATGAAAAAGGACGACATCGTCGCGCTCGCGGGCGAGTACGTCGACACATTGGCGCAATGCCAGTTGGTCGCGACCGGCACCACGGGCGCGCGCATCGCAGCGGCGCACGGGCTGGACGTCGAACGCAAGCTGTCCGGCCCGCATGGCGGCGACTTGCAGATCGGCGGCGAACTGGCGGAAGGGCGCGTCGACGTGGTGA
Proteins encoded:
- a CDS encoding methylglyoxal synthase, which translates into the protein MSTRVALIAHDMKKDDIVALAGEYVDTLAQCQLVATGTTGARIAAAHGLDVERKLSGPHGGDLQIGGELAEGRVDVVIFLRDPMTPQPHEPDINALVRACDVHNVPCATNVSTARMILDELRARLTRAR